The segment CATGATCTAAGAGGAGCTGAAAAAAATTTACAGTTATACCATCAACTTTCTGGTCGAGCAGGAAGAACAGGAAAACCTGCAACTGTGTATTTTCAAACTTATAATACAAATACTAAAATGATCTCTGATTTGACCAATAGTAATCCTGATATTTTTCTTGATAGAGAATTAGATATTAGAAGACAAAACAATCTTCCTCCATTTCAAAGATTTATTTCATTAATCTTAACAGGAGACAATGAAGCAAGATTAGAAAAAGAAGCTTTTTATTTTAAAAACTTTATTGAAAAAAAAATTAAGGGAAGAGTTTTAGGACCAGTTAGTGCACCAATTTTTAGACTTAAAAAAAAATTTAGAATAAGAATGCTAATTAGGGGTTCAAAATCCCTTAATTTACAGAACTCAATCGCTAAAATTATCGCAAATTACAAATTTTCATCAGGAATAAAACTTTCAGTTGATGTCGACCCAATAAACTTCAATTAACCTTATAAAAAATAGTGTTTTAAACAAATGTGTTACTTGAAGACATTATACTCATATGCTAATTAGAGCGTGATTTTAAAATAATCTTCTACATAACAAAGGTAATAAGTTGAGCAAAAATAAAGGATTTTCGATAACTTCAAGCGAAAGATATTCTTTAGCTTTATACGAGCTTTCAAGTGAAAATAATGTGCTTGAAAAAGTAGAAGAACAATCATTATCTATTTTGGATTTAATTTCAGCAAGTAAAGATTTCTCAGATTTAATTAAAGATCCAACAAATAACCAAGAAGATCTTTTAAAATTCATAAATAATTTTTCTGACAATAATAAATTTGAAAACTTACTAAAAAATTTTTTAAGTTTTCTAGTTATTAAAAGACGTTTTTTTTATGTGGAACA is part of the Candidatus Pelagibacter sp. HTCC7211 genome and harbors:
- the atpH gene encoding ATP synthase F1 subunit delta, whose protein sequence is MSKNKGFSITSSERYSLALYELSSENNVLEKVEEQSLSILDLISASKDFSDLIKDPTNNQEDLLKFINNFSDNNKFENLLKNFLSFLVIKRRFFYVEQILKSFLETCSKKRGELKAELKSAKELTSEEITKITDELTENFSSKIKLNYKHDESLIGGLIVQVGSTMVDTSIKNKLQQIENRMIEA